Genomic window (Mycoplasma sp. NEAQ87857):
AGGTCATTGTATTTACTCCTTAATTATGATGTGAATTTGTTAATGTTTTGTTGTTTAATTTAGTTAATTAAATTATATAAAAATCTAAGTTTTAGATCATTAGAAACATCAAAATCTTGATCTATTAGATAAAAGGTTTTTAGGTCATTTAAAGAGCTTTTAAAAAGCTTGTAAAGCGTTTTTAAACTCTAAAAGTAATTTATTACCATTAATATGTTTTAAGTGCTTTAAAACGCATTTAAACCCTTATTAAGTATTAAAAAACCACCTAGTAGGTGGTTTTTGTATCTAAATTAACCTAAATAGTTTTTAGGTCTTTTTCAGTTTAAAGCAGAATCAAAATCACTATCAATTGGGTCATTTTTGTGTAATTTACGATATTCTTTAGCTTCTTCTCTTGTTATAATTTTAGGTAAAAAAGGTTTTTCTTTAGTAAAATCAACTCCTACTCAAGAAGGACCATTAGCATAGATGCTTCTAGGTAAATATGGATATTCATATTCATCAGGGTTAGGATAGTTAATAATAGTTAAAATATATGAATCAGGAGTTAATTTATAATTAGCAATAATGTAATCATCATTTCTTTCAAAGATTAATCTATTAGGGTTCATTTCAAAAGTTTCAAAACCATTAGTTGTTTGTAATTTGTTTAATTTGATAATAACGTCATATGCTTTTCTAGTGTTATCACGAAAATCTGTATTAGTTAAATCAACAACTTTTCATCTTCCATCTAAAAATACTTCATTTCAAGCGTGAGCTGCATCTTGACCATTTTTATTAGTAATTCCACCTACTATTCTTACAGGTATATTTAATAAAGTTAAAGCAATAGATAAATTTCTACTATAACCAACACATTCAATGCTTCTTGTATCTTGATCAAATATTGTTGTTGGATTAGATACTCCTTTACCATTAGAATAAAAATCTCCATAACCAAAACTTAAACCACTATCACCTGGGTAATAATAAGTATTAGTACAAATATAAAACATTACAGCTTTTACTTTTTGTTCATCAGTTCAATTTTTATCAATGATTTTAGGTAATATTTCTTTTCATTTTTTAAATCACTCTTTGTATTCATTTAATGGATTGATCAACATATGTTTATTATTTTTAAATCACTCTTTGTATTCATCATTGTTTTTGAGCTTATTTAATTTTGTTGGATTTAAATGTTCTTTATGAAATTCCATAAAACTAGAATTAAAGAAATTGGGTTGAGAAAATAATAAATTAGCTAATATATTCTCTGAAGGAGATATCAAAGTACCTTTGTTTTCGTTTAACCTAAACTTAGAATCTATATTAACATAATTTACATATTTTTTATAATCACTTTCATTTCAATAAACTAATTGAGAAAATGGTAAATAATAACCATACTTAAATGATATGTCACTAATATTATTTACAAATAAGTCCCCATATGAAAATTTTATATTTTTATTTAAAGTATTAAAATAATTTTGATTTTTTATCATAAAATCTTTATAAAAACTTTCGATATATTTAGATCTAATTTCGAAACCAAAAGTTCAATTTGAATATTCACTTGGTTCATTATTTAAATCCCCAGTTTCTTCAAAAATAAAATTAGTTCTATTTTGTAAATACCTAGCTATTGAAGGATTAGAAGCTTCATATTTTTTATAATCATTTAAAGCAATAACTTCATTATCATTTATTTCTCCAATACTATTATTCATATTTATAACCATTGATTGAATTTCGGGTGAGTTATAATATTTAATTCAACTAGTAAAGTATTTGTAATTTAAAAAAAGGTCTTTAGTTTCATTATCTTTACCATATTCTTGAATTTCGGGTGAGATTTTGGGGGAGATTAATGTTTGATTTTTTTCATAATCAAAATAAAATAATTCACCTTTTTCTCTTAGGCCAGTAATAGGAACTTCAGTACTAGAGTATCGAGCAAATACTCCATTATCGATAAAAGAATCTTGAATTTTGGGGGAGATTTTGGGGGAGATTAATTCTGTTTCTTCTAATGAAAAAACATAATCACTTGGTTTTTGTTGAAAATAAGAACTTGAATCATCAAAATCATATGCCAATCCACCACTTGAAGGACTTTGAAAATAACTTCTTCAACCTGTAAAAATTATTTTTATCATCTCAATAAAAAAGTCAATTCTTTTATTGATTTGCCAAAATAATTCACCATTTTTGTTGTAATATTCTTTAATTTTATTTAGTTCATAAATATAATATTGTCATTTTATTTGTTGTTCTAAAGGTATTTCTATATTAATAATTTTATTTTGTTTTTTATTAAAAAATAAATCATAAGGAGTAAGGTCCATTCCAAAATTATCATCTGGGTTATTGTTTTTAAATTGTACAAATTCTTGTCAATGTTGTTCGTTTAAATATCCATTTTCTTGTTGAATAAAATCTTTAATTTTATTTAGTTTATCTAAATAAGTCTCTTGGTTTATTTGATTTAATTGATTAATATAATTATCAACACTAATATTAGAAGTAATTTCTTGTTTTAATTGATAAATTTTAGCATTTAATGCTTTTTCATTAAATCTAGTTGGTTGTAAATTAGAAACAAAATCATTAAATTCATTTTGTTTTGTAATTAAATTATTGTATTTAGAAATTCAATTGTTAATGTCATTTGTTTTTTGCAATATTTGAGATTTGGTATCGTTATGATTAAGATATCAATTTTGTTGTTCAAAAGTATTTTTTTCATTTTGGTTAATAATCTTTTCAAGAT
Coding sequences:
- a CDS encoding transglutaminase domain-containing protein, whose translation is MSKNNKINKDISKEKYTKDITNKIDNLYKNNAKNIDKIHLQTQTPFIKSKKLWIPLITTLGITTIIVPSTIVGIKNKKKQSFLQYKQDLTNNFQNLITTHNDWLNDEEVKTLQQEIFNDLQTNDINNLKNKINHLNQILNTKIQTKQNYLNQIENPNITTWLDDMEVKSLYHQIVNQLQNNDLNQITNLIQKLQQLCLTKYQEKQSFLQYKQDLTNNFQNLITTHNDWLNDEEVKTLQQEISNDLQTNNINNLTNKINHLNQILNTKIQTKQNYLNQIKNPNITTWLNQQNVSTLYSIIINKLQNNDLNDIDTQIQKLKQLCLTYNQTKEELKQEFDAIKDKPSKDNFTIIYLKNAINSNLNLNKIDVVKTQLEELKQEFNKELEKQEFDTLYKNLDSKIKEYRSLNLEKIINQNEKNTFEQQNWYLNHNDTKSQILQKTNDINNWISKYNNLITKQNEFNDFVSNLQPTRFNEKALNAKIYQLKQEITSNISVDNYINQLNQINQETYLDKLNKIKDFIQQENGYLNEQHWQEFVQFKNNNPDDNFGMDLTPYDLFFNKKQNKIINIEIPLEQQIKWQYYIYELNKIKEYYNKNGELFWQINKRIDFFIEMIKIIFTGWRSYFQSPSSGGLAYDFDDSSSYFQQKPSDYVFSLEETELISPKISPKIQDSFIDNGVFARYSSTEVPITGLREKGELFYFDYEKNQTLISPKISPEIQEYGKDNETKDLFLNYKYFTSWIKYYNSPEIQSMVINMNNSIGEINDNEVIALNDYKKYEASNPSIARYLQNRTNFIFEETGDLNNEPSEYSNWTFGFEIRSKYIESFYKDFMIKNQNYFNTLNKNIKFSYGDLFVNNISDISFKYGYYLPFSQLVYWNESDYKKYVNYVNIDSKFRLNENKGTLISPSENILANLLFSQPNFFNSSFMEFHKEHLNPTKLNKLKNNDEYKEWFKNNKHMLINPLNEYKEWFKKWKEILPKIIDKNWTDEQKVKAVMFYICTNTYYYPGDSGLSFGYGDFYSNGKGVSNPTTIFDQDTRSIECVGYSRNLSIALTLLNIPVRIVGGITNKNGQDAAHAWNEVFLDGRWKVVDLTNTDFRDNTRKAYDVIIKLNKLQTTNGFETFEMNPNRLIFERNDDYIIANYKLTPDSYILTIINYPNPDEYEYPYLPRSIYANGPSWVGVDFTKEKPFLPKIITREEAKEYRKLHKNDPIDSDFDSALNWKRPKNYLG